A genome region from Paralichthys olivaceus isolate ysfri-2021 chromosome 6, ASM2471397v2, whole genome shotgun sequence includes the following:
- the ptges3a gene encoding prostaglandin E synthase 3, with translation MQPAPAKWYDRPDCVFVEFCVEDSKDVHVQFDKSKIDFCCVSGADNIKHQNTLDLFAEIDPKGSKHRRTGRSVLCCLRKAEGGKAWPRLTKDKPKCNWLSVDFSNWKDWEDDSDEDMSRYDKFSEMMNCMEGDDLCDLDEHYSPDGDDE, from the exons GCAGCCTGCACCAGCTAAGTGGTATGACAGACCGGACTGTGTTTTTGTAGAGTTCTGCGTGGAGGACAGTAAAGATGTGCATGTACAGTTCGACAAGTCAAAAATTGATTTTTG CTGTGTCAGTGGAGCAGATAACATCAAGCACCAAAATACATTGGACCTCTTCGCAGAGATCGACCCCAAA gGATCCAAACACAGACGCACTGGcaggtctgtgttgtgttgtttacgAAAAGCAGAGGGTGGGAAAGCATGGCCACGACTCACCAAAGACAAGCCAAAG TGCAACTGGCTGAGTGTGGATTTCAGTAACTGGAAAGACTGGGAAGATGACTCAGATGAGGACATGTCGAGATATGACAAATTCTCAGAG ATGATGAACTGCATGGAAGGAGATGATCTATGTGATTTagatgag CATTATTCTCCAGACGGTGACGATGAAT